A stretch of the Actinomyces faecalis genome encodes the following:
- a CDS encoding gluconokinase, translated as MSTTPQPVEHLVLTGVAGCGKTTAAENLHEALGWPAAEADDFHPQANIDKMTAGTPLTDEDRWPWLESLRDWMSSQAAAGTKTIVTCSALKRSYRELLSGATGRVLFIHLVAPREELADRMQQRGGHFMPTTLLPSQLATLESLDPDEDGATVVSQPTPEQTLDAILAALETASPPR; from the coding sequence ATGAGCACCACCCCCCAGCCCGTCGAGCACCTCGTCCTCACGGGAGTCGCAGGCTGCGGCAAGACCACCGCAGCCGAGAACCTCCACGAGGCGCTGGGCTGGCCCGCCGCCGAGGCGGACGACTTCCACCCCCAGGCGAACATCGACAAGATGACCGCCGGCACTCCGCTGACTGACGAGGACCGTTGGCCCTGGCTGGAGTCCCTGCGTGACTGGATGAGCTCCCAGGCCGCCGCGGGCACCAAGACCATCGTCACCTGCTCGGCGCTCAAGCGCTCCTACCGTGAGCTGCTCAGCGGCGCGACGGGACGCGTGCTCTTCATCCACCTCGTCGCGCCGCGCGAGGAGCTGGCCGACCGGATGCAGCAGCGCGGCGGCCACTTCATGCCCACGACCCTGCTGCCCTCACAGCTGGCCACGCTGGAGTCCCTGGACCCCGACGAGGACGGAGCGACGGTGGTCTCGCAGCCCACGCCCGAGCAGACCCTCGACGCGATCCTGGCCGCGCTGGAGACCGCTTCCCCGCCCCGCTGA
- a CDS encoding FadR/GntR family transcriptional regulator: protein MPTPARRTDVLDALGREIVSGRLRPGQALTLEEVQVRHGVSCTLARDCVRTLESLHLVESRRRVGIVVLPRRDWSALAPEVIRWQLQEDPQGPKIGGLTELRAAVEPVAAAAAARRATEEQRTRLLELAASIRACGQEGSVASYLDEDIAFHRLILQASQNDVFAVLAGVISEVLVARARMGGDSDVPRSEALNLHDRVAHAIASGDAEGAEEAMRALVAEVRRLLLERGLRGYLEA from the coding sequence ATGCCAACGCCAGCCCGTCGCACCGACGTCCTCGACGCTCTCGGGCGTGAGATCGTCTCCGGTCGGCTGCGTCCCGGTCAGGCGCTGACGCTGGAGGAGGTCCAGGTCCGCCACGGTGTCTCGTGCACCCTGGCCCGTGACTGCGTGCGCACCCTGGAGTCCTTGCACCTGGTGGAGTCACGGCGGCGAGTGGGCATCGTCGTCCTGCCTCGCCGGGACTGGTCGGCGCTGGCTCCCGAGGTCATCCGCTGGCAGCTCCAGGAGGATCCTCAGGGGCCCAAGATCGGTGGCCTGACTGAGCTGCGCGCCGCCGTCGAGCCCGTGGCCGCGGCCGCGGCGGCACGCCGGGCGACCGAGGAGCAGCGCACGCGCCTGCTGGAGCTTGCGGCCTCGATCCGCGCCTGCGGGCAGGAGGGGAGCGTCGCCTCCTACCTGGATGAGGACATCGCCTTCCACCGCCTCATCCTCCAGGCCAGCCAGAACGACGTCTTCGCGGTGCTGGCCGGCGTCATCTCCGAGGTCCTGGTCGCGCGCGCCCGCATGGGCGGTGACAGTGACGTCCCCAGGTCCGAGGCCCTGAACCTGCATGACCGCGTGGCCCACGCCATCGCCTCGGGGGACGCGGAAGGTGCCGAGGAGGCGATGAGGGCGCTCGTGGCGGAGGTGCGCCGCCTGCTGCTGGAGCGCGGCCTGCGCGGCTACCTCGAGGCCTGA
- a CDS encoding GlsB/YeaQ/YmgE family stress response membrane protein: MFELIGMLIFGGVIGALARLVMKGDQNLSVVWTVILGAIGAFLGGWIAGLLGVQETPGIDWIRWIISVVCAVGVISVFQAVTGRKS; encoded by the coding sequence ATGTTTGAGCTTATCGGTATGCTCATCTTCGGTGGCGTCATCGGCGCCCTGGCCCGCCTCGTCATGAAGGGCGACCAGAACCTGTCCGTCGTGTGGACCGTCATCCTCGGTGCGATCGGCGCCTTCCTCGGTGGCTGGATCGCCGGCCTGCTCGGCGTTCAGGAGACCCCCGGCATCGACTGGATCCGCTGGATCATCTCGGTGGTCTGCGCCGTCGGCGTGATCAGCGTCTTCCAGGCCGTGACCGGCCGCAAGAGCTGA
- a CDS encoding DEAD/DEAH box helicase, with translation MPSTASAPRAPFASSRLSAEGGPTFASLGVDPELVADLDSRGFASPFPIQAATLPDTLRGRDVLGRGRTGSGKTLAFSLPLVQRLADEDVPRPGHPLGLVMAPTRELALQIADTIRPLASVLDLKVTTVFGGVSQKPQEKALAAGVDVVVACPGRLLDLMGQGIVRLDDVAITVLDEADHMADLGFLPNVRRIMRATPPRGQRMLFSATLDNGVDTLVDEFLHDPLHHSVDPASSPVRDMDHRVWMVADKTAKDGVVLRLASGTGQRILFTRTKHLARRLARKLVSAGVPAVELQGNMSQNARERAMGAFSSGQAHVMVATDIAARGIDVSGVELVVHVDPPAEHKAYLHRSGRTARAGAAGTVVTLVLPEQRHDVQVLLKKAKIKADIERVRPDDEVVAALVGEVAPKVTVEDMPEGVAIKGGVQAASRAGGRKPGAGSRKAAGRGGGRGAGRQSSGGSAGRPASAGTSGRQGAGSAGGRSRSASTKAGRGGTGSRRRRPAGA, from the coding sequence GTGCCTTCCACCGCCTCCGCGCCTCGCGCGCCCTTCGCCTCCTCCCGGCTCAGCGCTGAGGGTGGCCCCACCTTCGCCTCCCTCGGGGTAGACCCTGAGCTGGTCGCAGACCTTGACTCCCGAGGCTTTGCCTCACCCTTCCCGATCCAGGCCGCGACGCTTCCTGACACCCTGCGCGGGCGTGACGTGCTCGGACGCGGCCGGACGGGCAGCGGCAAGACCCTTGCCTTCTCCCTGCCCCTGGTCCAGCGCCTGGCCGACGAGGACGTACCTCGCCCGGGCCACCCGCTGGGCCTGGTGATGGCGCCCACACGCGAGCTCGCCCTGCAGATCGCCGACACGATCCGTCCCCTGGCGAGCGTGCTTGACCTGAAGGTCACCACCGTCTTCGGCGGGGTGTCCCAGAAGCCTCAGGAGAAGGCCCTGGCCGCGGGAGTCGACGTCGTCGTGGCCTGTCCCGGGCGCCTGCTCGACCTCATGGGGCAGGGGATCGTCCGCCTCGACGACGTCGCGATCACCGTCCTCGACGAGGCCGACCACATGGCGGACCTGGGCTTCCTGCCCAACGTCCGCCGCATCATGCGTGCGACCCCGCCCCGCGGTCAGCGCATGCTCTTCTCCGCCACCCTGGACAACGGGGTGGACACGCTGGTGGATGAGTTCCTCCACGACCCGCTTCACCACTCGGTGGACCCGGCCAGCTCTCCGGTGCGGGACATGGACCACCGAGTGTGGATGGTGGCGGACAAGACTGCCAAGGACGGCGTCGTCCTTCGTCTGGCCTCGGGAACAGGGCAGCGCATCCTGTTCACCCGCACCAAGCACCTGGCGCGCAGGCTGGCCCGCAAGCTGGTGTCGGCGGGCGTTCCTGCTGTCGAGCTGCAGGGCAACATGAGCCAGAACGCGCGCGAACGGGCTATGGGTGCTTTCTCCTCGGGGCAGGCCCACGTGATGGTGGCCACGGACATCGCCGCTCGCGGTATCGACGTCTCCGGCGTCGAGCTCGTGGTGCACGTGGACCCGCCCGCCGAGCACAAGGCCTACCTGCACCGCTCCGGCCGCACCGCGCGTGCTGGTGCGGCCGGCACGGTCGTTACCCTCGTGCTGCCCGAACAGAGGCACGACGTCCAGGTGCTGCTCAAGAAGGCCAAGATCAAGGCGGACATCGAGCGCGTGCGTCCTGATGACGAGGTGGTTGCCGCGCTGGTTGGCGAGGTCGCCCCGAAGGTCACGGTCGAGGACATGCCCGAGGGCGTAGCCATCAAGGGCGGCGTCCAGGCAGCCAGCCGTGCCGGTGGGCGCAAGCCAGGTGCTGGGAGCCGGAAGGCTGCCGGGCGCGGCGGCGGCCGGGGTGCTGGCCGGCAGTCGTCAGGCGGCTCAGCCGGTCGGCCGGCCTCCGCCGGTACGTCGGGACGTCAGGGCGCGGGCTCTGCGGGTGGCCGTAGCCGGAGCGCGTCCACCAAGGCCGGGCGCGGGGGCACCGGTAGCAGGCGTCGTCGCCCGGCAGGGGCGTAG
- a CDS encoding RNA degradosome polyphosphate kinase, giving the protein MTTPDAVNAPDPQAASTASGAPLSAFLGGWARAQQSRSRPTSAPVGGVAAQPAQESQAAEPEQAQDRELEEHVFEVADPRDFADDAGPQYEDEDFDAPQEADADGVPAPAPAARLAPATFPAASPAPSEAEPASPTAPAAHSPSASAPSPEGAQEEDELPPLEDFPFRFTDRELTWMDFNERVLEQAEDQDLPLLERAWFLAIFSSNLDEFYMVRVAGLMRRMKAGITPVRASGLDAHQVVAEITRRAKALTARQAAIWQDDIRPRLAEHNIEIKSWDELDEAQKEGLTRTFRHQIYPVLTPLAVDPSHPFPYISGLSLNLAVLLRNPKSGKEHFARVKVPASLPRLITVPGRELDTVDKAAGAAFIPLEEVVGQHLDHLFPGMEILEHHLFRVTRNENLEVEEDDAENLLTAMEKELERRRFGDCVRLEVAETISPFVRRYLVRALGLRDDDVFALTAPLDLRCLNQLHDLDVPALKYPRYVPVTAAGLGETETSTPRDVFAAMREHDVLLHHPYDSFSTSVQEFVRQAAADPKVLAIKQTLYRTSGDSPIVDALIEAAEAGKQVVAIVEIKARFDEENNISWARKLERAGVHVVYGMVGLKTHCKLLLVVRQEADGLRRYCHVGTGNYHPKTARGYEDLGLLTTDRDVAQDLTTLFNFLSGYAPRARFRRLLVAPRTVRSGLIERIDREIENKRAGKDAWVRLKVNSIIDEKTIDALYRASRAGVPVDVVVRGICGIRAGIPGLSENIRVRSILGRYLEHSRIYAFCNDGDTDLFIGSADLMHRNLDRRVEALVRITDPEMVAHLTWLVTHSASDEVTSWWMEPDGSWTRHVIGPDGERLEDIQDTLMSRASKRVKGRG; this is encoded by the coding sequence ATGACGACTCCCGACGCTGTGAACGCGCCCGACCCCCAGGCCGCCTCGACCGCTTCAGGGGCGCCTCTGTCCGCCTTCCTGGGCGGGTGGGCACGCGCCCAGCAGAGCCGCTCTCGTCCGACCTCAGCCCCGGTGGGCGGCGTGGCCGCCCAGCCAGCTCAGGAGAGCCAGGCCGCCGAGCCTGAGCAGGCCCAGGACCGTGAGCTGGAGGAGCACGTCTTCGAGGTCGCTGACCCGCGCGACTTCGCTGACGACGCCGGTCCTCAGTACGAGGACGAGGACTTCGACGCTCCGCAGGAGGCTGACGCCGACGGCGTCCCGGCGCCCGCCCCGGCAGCCCGCCTGGCACCAGCGACCTTCCCGGCTGCCTCCCCGGCCCCGAGCGAGGCCGAGCCCGCCTCTCCGACCGCGCCCGCGGCTCACAGCCCCAGCGCCTCCGCCCCCTCGCCTGAGGGAGCCCAGGAGGAAGACGAGCTGCCGCCGCTGGAGGACTTCCCCTTCCGCTTCACCGACCGTGAGCTGACGTGGATGGACTTCAACGAGCGCGTCCTGGAGCAGGCTGAGGACCAGGACCTTCCTCTGCTCGAGCGTGCCTGGTTCCTGGCGATCTTCTCCTCCAACCTTGACGAGTTCTACATGGTGCGCGTGGCCGGGCTCATGCGCCGTATGAAGGCTGGCATCACCCCGGTGCGCGCCTCGGGGCTTGACGCCCACCAGGTGGTCGCAGAGATCACCCGGCGTGCCAAGGCCCTGACGGCCCGTCAGGCCGCGATCTGGCAGGACGACATCCGTCCCAGGCTCGCCGAGCACAACATCGAGATCAAGAGCTGGGACGAGCTGGACGAGGCCCAGAAGGAGGGACTGACCCGCACCTTCCGTCACCAGATCTACCCGGTCCTGACCCCGCTCGCGGTCGACCCCTCTCACCCCTTCCCCTACATCTCGGGCCTGTCCCTCAACCTTGCCGTGCTGCTGCGCAACCCCAAGTCCGGCAAGGAGCACTTCGCCCGGGTCAAGGTGCCGGCCTCCCTGCCTCGCCTCATCACGGTCCCCGGCCGTGAGCTCGACACCGTGGACAAGGCCGCCGGTGCCGCCTTCATCCCGCTGGAGGAGGTCGTGGGACAGCACCTGGACCACCTCTTCCCGGGCATGGAGATCCTGGAGCACCACCTCTTCCGCGTCACGCGCAACGAGAACCTGGAGGTCGAGGAGGACGACGCCGAGAACCTCCTGACCGCCATGGAGAAGGAGCTGGAGCGACGGCGCTTCGGTGACTGCGTGCGACTGGAGGTGGCCGAGACCATCAGCCCCTTCGTGCGCCGTTACCTGGTGCGGGCGCTCGGCCTGCGCGACGACGACGTCTTCGCCCTGACCGCCCCCCTGGACCTGCGCTGCCTCAACCAGCTCCACGACCTGGACGTGCCGGCGCTGAAGTACCCGCGCTACGTGCCGGTCACCGCTGCTGGGCTAGGGGAGACCGAGACCTCGACCCCGCGTGACGTCTTCGCCGCCATGCGTGAGCACGACGTCCTCCTCCACCACCCCTACGACTCCTTCTCCACCTCGGTCCAGGAGTTCGTGCGTCAGGCCGCGGCCGACCCCAAGGTGCTGGCGATCAAGCAGACCCTCTACCGCACCTCGGGCGACTCTCCGATCGTGGACGCGCTCATCGAGGCGGCTGAGGCCGGCAAGCAGGTCGTGGCGATCGTGGAGATCAAGGCCCGGTTCGACGAGGAGAACAACATCTCCTGGGCCCGCAAGCTTGAGCGCGCCGGCGTCCACGTCGTCTACGGCATGGTCGGCCTGAAGACCCACTGCAAGCTCCTGCTCGTGGTGCGTCAGGAGGCTGACGGCCTGCGCCGCTACTGCCACGTGGGCACCGGCAACTACCACCCCAAGACGGCACGTGGCTACGAGGACCTCGGCCTGCTCACCACGGACCGGGACGTGGCCCAGGACCTGACCACCCTGTTCAACTTCCTGTCCGGATACGCCCCGCGCGCCCGCTTCCGTCGTCTCCTGGTGGCCCCGCGCACGGTGCGCAGCGGCCTGATCGAGCGCATCGACCGGGAGATCGAGAACAAGAGGGCCGGCAAGGACGCCTGGGTGAGGCTCAAGGTCAACTCGATCATCGACGAGAAGACCATTGACGCCCTCTACCGCGCCTCGCGCGCAGGGGTGCCTGTGGACGTCGTCGTGCGCGGTATCTGCGGCATCCGCGCCGGGATCCCAGGACTGAGCGAGAACATCCGGGTGCGCTCGATCCTGGGACGCTACCTGGAGCACTCGCGTATCTACGCCTTCTGCAACGACGGGGACACCGACCTGTTCATCGGGTCGGCCGACCTCATGCACCGCAACCTCGACCGGCGCGTGGAGGCCCTGGTGCGCATCACCGACCCGGAGATGGTCGCTCACCTGACCTGGCTCGTCACCCACAGCGCCAGCGACGAGGTCACCAGCTGGTGGATGGAGCCTGACGGCTCATGGACCCGCCACGTCATCGGCCCCGATGGCGAGCGCCTGGAGGACATCCAGGACACCCTCATGTCTCGGGCCTCCAAGCGTGTGAAAGGCCGGGGCTGA